From the genome of Candidatus Methylopumilus turicensis, one region includes:
- a CDS encoding tyrosine-type recombinase/integrase yields MLEKPRHITAAIIGTVSNVPNYPKKLKIYLNNASPYWQAMYWDRGKTYRRSLKTTDKRTAYEHAKAFYEQVIVAKYSHPSHLAHYQIKTKEEFVAGPDLRFKKIAAEWLSRRASKWTANHTKQVELRLVNNIFKFIADKNIQRITRKDLLELLQRMEERGAYGLARRVLNDCKQIWQYAMIIEVCKQDITLGLNKALHAHTVVHFNAVTPQELPELMCNIAKYNKADDLIVKYALQLMALTFVRKNELIQATWDEFDLDNAIWKIPAARMKMRLDHVVPLSKQAIDLLNHIKLTHPSNHLVFHKANKPLVDHAMIYALYLMGYKHRMTVHGFRAIASTILNENSFRADVIERQLAHTEANQVRRAYNRAQYIKERTEMMAWWGDYLEKITPFISYKSTTVNGWDKSL; encoded by the coding sequence ATGCTAGAAAAGCCACGCCATATAACAGCCGCAATTATCGGTACAGTTTCAAATGTCCCTAATTACCCCAAAAAACTCAAAATCTATTTGAATAATGCTTCGCCTTATTGGCAAGCGATGTATTGGGATAGAGGCAAGACTTATCGCAGAAGTTTGAAAACAACAGATAAGCGCACCGCCTATGAGCATGCCAAAGCGTTTTATGAGCAAGTGATTGTTGCCAAGTACAGCCATCCAAGTCATTTGGCGCATTACCAAATCAAAACTAAAGAAGAGTTTGTAGCTGGACCAGATTTAAGGTTCAAAAAAATCGCAGCAGAATGGCTTTCTCGTCGAGCTTCAAAGTGGACTGCCAATCACACAAAACAAGTTGAGCTGAGACTGGTAAATAATATCTTCAAGTTTATTGCTGATAAAAATATTCAGCGCATTACACGCAAAGATTTATTGGAGTTACTACAACGAATGGAAGAAAGAGGCGCATATGGTTTAGCACGTCGTGTATTGAATGATTGTAAGCAAATATGGCAATACGCAATGATAATAGAAGTGTGTAAGCAAGACATTACATTGGGACTGAATAAAGCATTACACGCACATACTGTTGTTCACTTCAATGCTGTTACGCCACAAGAGCTACCAGAACTAATGTGTAATATTGCCAAATACAATAAAGCAGACGACTTGATAGTGAAATATGCGCTACAACTTATGGCACTGACCTTTGTGCGTAAGAATGAGCTAATACAAGCAACATGGGATGAGTTTGATTTGGACAACGCTATTTGGAAAATCCCAGCAGCTCGCATGAAAATGCGACTAGACCATGTTGTACCTTTAAGTAAACAAGCGATTGATTTGCTTAATCACATTAAATTAACACATCCAAGTAATCACTTAGTTTTTCATAAAGCAAATAAGCCCCTTGTAGATCACGCAATGATCTATGCGCTTTACTTGATGGGCTATAAACACAGAATGACAGTCCATGGATTTAGAGCAATCGCCAGTACGATACTTAATGAAAACAGTTTTAGAGCTGACGTAATTGAAAGACAACTGGCACATACAGAGGCCAATCAAGTGCGTCGTGCTTACAACAGAGCACAATACATAAAAGAGCGAACGGAGATGATGGCTTGGTGGGGTGACTACTTAGAGAAAATAACCCCATTCATTAGCTATAAGTCGACTACTGTCAATGGATGGGATAAATCTCTATAA
- a CDS encoding BrnT family toxin, which translates to MKFNFDSNKDAINLAKHQLSLADAANLDWMAALIWIDNRHDYGEIRQVGLVPMNQRLYVVVFVDKKTERRIISLRKANNREYERYEQETD; encoded by the coding sequence ATGAAGTTCAATTTTGATTCAAACAAAGATGCTATCAACTTAGCCAAACATCAGCTCTCACTTGCTGATGCTGCCAATTTAGATTGGATGGCTGCGCTTATATGGATTGATAACAGACATGATTATGGTGAAATTAGGCAGGTTGGTTTAGTGCCAATGAATCAACGCTTATATGTTGTGGTGTTTGTAGATAAGAAAACTGAACGAAGAATTATTAGTCTTAGAAAAGCTAACAATAGAGAGTATGAACGATATGAACAAGAAACTGATTAG
- a CDS encoding BrnA antitoxin family protein, with the protein MNKKLIRPTDEEDALITAAALSDADALPLTDSEWNAVKASAKRGPGRPIGSGSKAQVTLRLDLEVIQALKATGSGWQTRANEVLRKWAHHQ; encoded by the coding sequence ATGAACAAGAAACTGATTAGACCAACAGATGAAGAAGATGCCTTAATTACCGCTGCTGCGTTAAGCGATGCTGATGCTTTGCCATTAACTGATAGTGAATGGAACGCAGTGAAGGCAAGCGCTAAGCGCGGCCCAGGCAGACCAATAGGCAGTGGCTCTAAAGCACAAGTGACCTTACGCTTAGATTTAGAAGTTATTCAAGCACTCAAAGCGACAGGCTCAGGCTGGCAAACCCGCGCTAATGAAGTGTTACGCAAATGGGCTCATCACCAGTAG
- a CDS encoding tyrosine-type recombinase/integrase — MNIKDIWKKMVGNENIRKYAANNENNTLLEDYMKQARTLNDKELNLLLLYVNTRKYAERDRCMLLMTYFAGMRIGEVAATKIKDVLGADGTIKQEINLTAEQTKGKFARTVVLNEKLRKELLAYLLTRFSKQDLIAIQYSTAKEKPLFSTQKSEGFNANTACYHFHMLYKRAGLEGCSSHSGRRSFLTELSSKSVPLKVLMELAGHRQAQTTMRYVNVTQDMKRAAVELI; from the coding sequence ATGAACATAAAGGACATATGGAAAAAAATGGTAGGAAATGAAAACATAAGAAAATATGCTGCTAATAATGAAAACAACACATTATTAGAGGATTACATGAAACAGGCACGTACACTTAATGACAAAGAATTAAATCTATTACTGCTTTACGTAAACACACGCAAATACGCAGAACGCGATCGTTGTATGTTGTTGATGACATACTTCGCAGGAATGCGTATTGGGGAAGTGGCTGCTACAAAGATTAAAGATGTATTGGGAGCTGATGGCACAATCAAACAAGAAATAAACTTAACAGCAGAACAGACAAAGGGTAAGTTCGCACGCACAGTGGTATTAAATGAAAAGCTACGCAAAGAGCTATTGGCTTATTTACTGACACGATTTAGCAAACAGGACTTAATTGCTATTCAATACAGTACAGCTAAAGAAAAACCCCTGTTCTCAACACAAAAGAGCGAAGGCTTTAACGCCAATACTGCCTGCTATCACTTTCATATGTTATACAAGAGGGCAGGACTTGAAGGTTGTAGCAGTCATAGTGGCAGACGAAGTTTTTTAACTGAGCTAAGCAGCAAGTCAGTTCCACTTAAAGTCTTAATGGAATTAGCAGGACACAGACAGGCGCAAACAACAATGCGCTATGTGAACGTCACTCAAGACATGAAACGTGCTGCTGTGGAGTTGATTTAG
- a CDS encoding P-loop NTPase fold protein: MEDFTKKYSPKTIGDIVFKSKNEQQQIMDIVDGKVPFPSTKCGILLYGVWGTGKSELAKLIPDAIEMNKTGNSSNYHYSAIGSGNDGVKVMNKIEQQACLYPFSASQHYFVLDEVDRLKPEVMLSLKQVMNFPNSVFVLTTNNLSAIDKGVLSRCVRVDFNAAADKAWLPKVKQILADYGVTRSDKELLDAIALCKGDAREILYTAQRIVANDLEKAA, encoded by the coding sequence ATGGAAGACTTTACAAAGAAGTATTCGCCTAAAACAATTGGCGACATTGTGTTTAAGAGCAAAAACGAACAGCAACAAATTATGGATATTGTTGATGGCAAAGTGCCGTTCCCATCAACTAAATGTGGCATCTTGCTTTACGGGGTTTGGGGTACTGGCAAAAGTGAATTGGCCAAGCTAATACCCGACGCGATTGAAATGAACAAAACAGGCAACAGTTCAAACTATCACTACAGCGCAATTGGCAGTGGCAATGATGGTGTAAAGGTAATGAACAAGATTGAACAGCAGGCTTGCCTATATCCGTTCAGCGCATCACAACATTACTTTGTATTAGATGAAGTGGACAGATTAAAGCCAGAAGTGATGTTGTCGCTTAAACAAGTAATGAATTTTCCTAACAGCGTTTTTGTTCTCACTACCAACAATTTATCAGCAATTGATAAGGGGGTGCTTAGTCGTTGTGTGCGTGTGGATTTTAATGCAGCAGCAGACAAGGCTTGGTTGCCCAAAGTTAAACAGATTTTAGCGGACTATGGTGTAACACGCTCAGACAAAGAATTACTTGATGCAATTGCTTTGTGTAAAGGTGATGCTAGAGAAATTTTATATACAGCGCAGCGTATTGTGGCTAATGATTTAGAAAAAGCCGCGTAA
- a CDS encoding porin, protein MNKKLGLAVAGALVAFSSAANAGITIPAGDWTVDIGGNVNAFYTNTRFSGDVIGSESTSFGTKNSISTGLLPSALGIGAKTRQNDLDIAFQFTFFTGINAGSVNGSPLASSTGSSQGASTAGGGNSLNIRQAYMTVGDASWGTIKMGRDLGVFGSDAILSDMTLLGVGNGAGGQGSSTLGRIGSGYVYADWIGQFQYQSPNFNGLQFTVAARENLNNLVTTVNAKTQLGFDGKVTYDFAANDVTGRVWLGGLSQKHQDGFDGAYTSKAVEVGAKVAYAGAGLVGYYYDGEGLDGQLGQFTGTGSALGGLQFLNGFKSKDSGGYVQATYAIPGVGTKLGASWGTSKSSYNGSTTENESYIVGAYHPLTKSLNLVAEYTDAELKASNAEENLKAKAKTVSLGAILFF, encoded by the coding sequence ATGAACAAGAAATTAGGTTTAGCAGTTGCTGGTGCTTTAGTAGCATTCTCATCTGCAGCTAACGCTGGTATCACAATCCCAGCTGGTGATTGGACTGTTGACATCGGTGGTAACGTTAACGCGTTCTACACAAATACACGCTTTTCAGGTGACGTGATCGGAAGCGAATCAACATCATTTGGTACAAAAAACAGCATCTCGACAGGTCTTTTGCCATCAGCATTAGGCATTGGGGCTAAAACACGTCAGAATGATTTGGACATTGCGTTTCAATTCACATTCTTCACTGGTATTAATGCTGGTAGCGTAAATGGTTCACCTTTAGCTTCATCTACTGGCTCATCACAAGGTGCTTCAACAGCAGGTGGTGGTAACTCATTGAACATTCGTCAGGCTTACATGACTGTTGGTGATGCCTCATGGGGTACTATCAAAATGGGTCGTGATCTAGGCGTGTTCGGTTCTGATGCAATTCTTTCAGACATGACATTGTTAGGCGTTGGTAACGGTGCAGGCGGTCAAGGTTCTTCAACACTTGGTCGTATCGGTTCTGGTTATGTTTATGCCGACTGGATTGGTCAGTTTCAATATCAATCTCCAAACTTCAACGGTTTGCAATTCACTGTAGCCGCTCGTGAGAATTTAAATAATTTAGTAACTACTGTAAACGCCAAAACTCAACTTGGTTTTGACGGTAAAGTAACTTACGACTTCGCTGCGAACGATGTTACTGGTCGCGTATGGTTGGGTGGATTGAGCCAGAAGCATCAAGACGGTTTTGATGGCGCGTACACATCAAAAGCTGTTGAAGTTGGTGCTAAAGTTGCATATGCAGGTGCTGGATTAGTTGGTTACTACTATGATGGCGAAGGTCTTGACGGTCAATTAGGTCAATTTACAGGTACTGGCTCAGCACTTGGTGGCTTGCAGTTCTTAAATGGTTTTAAATCTAAAGATAGCGGTGGTTACGTTCAAGCTACATATGCGATCCCAGGTGTAGGCACTAAATTGGGTGCTTCATGGGGCACAAGCAAATCTTCATACAACGGTTCTACTACTGAGAATGAATCATACATCGTTGGTGCTTATCATCCACTCACTAAGAGCTTGAATTTAGTAGCTGAATACACTGATGCTGAACTTAAAGCTTCTAATGCAGAAGAGAACTTGAAAGCTAAGGCTAAGACAGTTTCACTTGGCGCGATTTTATTCTTCTAG
- a CDS encoding BrnA antitoxin family protein has protein sequence MKKEYNLTKAKRGSVVSARGKTRITIYLDDAVLAKFREQAESQGKGYQTLINEVLLQASTQNTTPVTEESLRKILREELRVA, from the coding sequence ATGAAAAAGGAATACAACCTAACCAAAGCCAAACGTGGCAGTGTTGTTAGCGCGCGAGGTAAAACACGCATCACTATTTATTTAGATGACGCAGTCTTGGCTAAATTTCGTGAGCAAGCAGAAAGCCAAGGCAAGGGTTATCAAACACTGATCAATGAGGTATTGCTTCAAGCCAGTACTCAAAACACAACGCCAGTCACCGAAGAAAGTCTGCGTAAAATCTTGCGGGAAGAGCTACGCGTAGCATAA
- a CDS encoding helix-turn-helix domain-containing protein, with protein sequence MKAKQEAKSGILEAVYESAQDLYDIGFINKARMQTYQALCLEPIRAYDNQEIRALRDRYKLSQSALAIVLNTSASAVRKWEIGDKHPSGPSLKLLNILDRKGLQALI encoded by the coding sequence GTGAAGGCTAAACAAGAGGCAAAAAGTGGAATTCTCGAAGCGGTCTATGAGTCAGCGCAAGACTTGTACGATATTGGCTTTATCAATAAAGCCAGAATGCAAACCTATCAGGCCCTGTGTCTTGAGCCCATCAGGGCATATGACAATCAAGAAATACGTGCCCTACGAGACCGCTACAAACTTAGCCAAAGTGCGCTCGCTATTGTACTGAATACCAGCGCATCAGCTGTCAGAAAGTGGGAAATTGGGGATAAGCACCCAAGTGGGCCATCGTTAAAGCTATTAAATATCCTGGACCGTAAAGGATTGCAGGCCTTGATATGA
- a CDS encoding type II toxin-antitoxin system RelE/ParE family toxin, translated as MRIIKTRHFDRWAKKLGLTDAALVNAVVEINNGLVDANLGGSLVKKRVAVNGKGKRAGARTIVATNFGESCYFIYGFEKSAQANISPSELEALKALATDLLAISEQNLDALLAEERMMEVKSEG; from the coding sequence ATGAGAATTATCAAGACGCGGCATTTTGATCGATGGGCAAAAAAGCTAGGGTTAACCGATGCGGCATTAGTGAATGCAGTAGTTGAAATTAACAATGGTCTTGTGGATGCCAATTTAGGCGGCTCCTTAGTTAAAAAGCGAGTGGCGGTTAATGGGAAAGGGAAGCGCGCAGGAGCAAGAACGATTGTTGCGACAAACTTTGGCGAATCTTGTTACTTTATATATGGCTTTGAGAAAAGCGCTCAGGCAAACATTAGTCCCTCGGAGTTGGAGGCATTGAAAGCGCTTGCTACAGATTTGTTGGCGATATCGGAACAGAACTTAGATGCGCTATTGGCAGAAGAAAGAATGATGGAGGTAAAAAGTGAAGGCTAA
- a CDS encoding deoxyguanosinetriphosphate triphosphohydrolase has product MTTLASYAANPAQSRGRKFQESDPQGRNQFQRDRDRIIHSSAFRRLEYKTQVFVNHEGDLFRTRLTHSLEVAQIGRAIARNLNLHEDLVEGIALAHDLGHTPFGHAGQDALNECMRDFGGFEHNLQSLRVVDLLEQRYAEFDGLNLTFELREGILKHCSLNNAKLLGDVGERFINKEQPSLEAQLTNLADEIAYNNHDVDDGLRSGLITLEQLEQVTLFADNLNKVRTQYPELTGRRLIHETVRRMINALVVDLCAQSNTNIANAAPKTVDDVRSNAMLISFSPAMREQQTELKRFLRTNLYQHYRVNRMTSKAQRIVRDLFQIFMQDVKLMPDEFQQRAKPDSQTDQARAVADYIAGMTDRYAIREYQRLFTVSDREL; this is encoded by the coding sequence ATGACAACACTCGCAAGTTACGCCGCTAATCCTGCCCAATCGCGTGGCAGAAAATTTCAAGAGTCCGATCCGCAAGGACGCAATCAATTTCAGCGCGACCGCGACCGTATCATTCATTCCAGTGCATTTCGTCGTTTGGAATACAAAACCCAAGTCTTTGTGAACCACGAAGGCGATTTATTCCGCACACGTCTCACCCACAGTCTTGAAGTTGCCCAAATCGGCCGCGCCATTGCCCGCAATTTAAACTTACATGAAGACTTGGTTGAAGGCATCGCCTTGGCGCATGATTTAGGCCACACGCCTTTCGGCCATGCAGGCCAGGATGCCCTCAATGAATGCATGCGCGACTTTGGTGGCTTTGAGCACAATCTTCAATCGCTCCGTGTGGTGGATTTGCTAGAACAACGCTATGCCGAGTTTGATGGCTTGAATCTTACCTTTGAACTTCGTGAAGGCATTCTCAAACATTGTTCTTTGAATAACGCAAAGTTGCTAGGCGATGTGGGCGAGCGCTTTATTAATAAAGAACAACCATCTTTAGAAGCGCAGCTTACTAATCTGGCTGATGAGATTGCTTACAACAACCACGATGTGGACGATGGTTTGCGTTCGGGGCTCATTACTTTAGAACAATTAGAACAAGTCACCTTGTTTGCAGACAACCTGAATAAGGTACGCACTCAATATCCAGAACTCACTGGTCGCAGACTCATTCATGAAACCGTGCGCCGCATGATTAATGCGCTGGTGGTCGATTTGTGTGCGCAAAGCAATACTAATATTGCCAATGCCGCGCCAAAGACAGTTGATGATGTGCGTAGCAATGCCATGCTGATTAGCTTTAGCCCAGCCATGCGTGAACAACAAACCGAACTCAAACGCTTTTTGCGCACAAATTTATATCAGCACTACCGCGTCAATCGCATGACCTCAAAAGCACAACGCATCGTGCGCGATTTGTTTCAGATCTTTATGCAAGATGTAAAACTCATGCCTGATGAGTTTCAGCAGAGAGCAAAGCCAGATAGTCAAACTGACCAAGCCCGCGCAGTTGCTGATTATATTGCTGGCATGACAGACCGCTACGCCATAAGAGAATATCAGCGATTATTTACGGTATCGGATCGTGAATTATAA